Proteins encoded by one window of Streptomyces sp. NBC_01571:
- a CDS encoding type I polyketide synthase produces MSSEDKLRDYLRRVTAELQVTRRRLREAESRSAEPIALVGMACHYPGGVESPEDLWSLVAEGRDGITGLPRDRGWDVDGLYHPDPDHPGTSTVRDGGFLHDAPAFDAGFFGISPKEALYTDPQQRLILQTSWEAVERAGLDPAVLRDTRTGVFTGVMHHDYHGAQGGGSVVSGRVAYQLGLRGPAVTVDTACSSSLVALHQAVRALQRGECDMALVGGVTVMATPSAFVEFSRQRGLAPDGRCKPFAAAADGTAWSEGVGVLVLERHSAAVAAGRRVHAIVRGVAVNSDGASNGLTAPNGPAQRRVIQDALVDAGLTPAQVAAVEAHGTGTPLGDPVEAQAVLAVYGGDRPRPLWLGSIKSNLGHTQAAAGVAGIIKMVLAMRHGVLPRTLHLDRPTPYVDWSAGAVELLAEPVPWPAGDEPRRAAVSSFGVSGTNAHVILEEPAAATPAPGIEPAESWPCAWAVSGRSPAGLRAQAAALAADLAARPDQDPRDVASSLVTTRTAHEHRAVVCAADRDGLLAGLADVAAGRPSPTVVEGVTGAPGPVAFLFPGQGSQWRDMAVRLLGSNTVFRDRIAECEAALAPYVDFELTAVLRGEQDYDRVDIVQPVLFAMMVALAEVWRSVGVTPAAVAGHSQGEIAAAYVAGALTLPDAARVVALRSQALVELSGLGGMMSVALPAEQVRERLRAWGGRLSLAAVNGTSSVVVSGDGDALDELLAELEAAGVRARRVDVDYASHSAHVERVQERVRAALAPVVPRPPAVPFFSSVEGRWIDGDDTFDADYWYRNLREPVRFDEAVTALAGHGCTTLLEVSPHPVVATGAQETVDAIGAEVAVLHTLRRDEGGLDQLVRALAQLHVQGVRPDWSAVWPGARPIELPTTAFVTERYWLPAGGGDPSALGLDAVEHPVLRAAVPGADRLVLTGRLSAATHPWLADHTVEGHVVLPGAAMVDLVSRAGDEAGCPVIDQLTLLVPVVVPEGAEVRLLIEAGEPGTDGSRDVTVQGRVGAGGWTLHATAVLTPGGDPPPPAATAWPPAGAEPLDVDELYERLDSAGLRYGPVFRGVRALWRDRAGDLYAEVALPGAEPGGFGVHPALLDACLHPLALSDLRTGAQDRPALPFEWTGVQVHAVGADTVRATLTGARDGAVRIELTDPAGTPVASVRSLVLSPLPDGALGLPDRGDLLLPQWAPLTLPDSPAAGYAVRDPALARLLRVSPSDDVAPFVLVPAPSGPPAAASERALALVQEWLADERRATSTLVVVTRRVLDDPGEAATAALVRCAQLEHPDRFAVLDLADGDDATVAAVPAALAAGEPQVGLAAGAARELRLVRVSPASEPAGDFGTVLVTGASGTLGGIVARHLVHDLGVRDLVLASRRGPQAPEAAALAAELTAAGAHVAVVACDVADRAELTALLDTTDVGTVVHAAGVLDDGLVADLTPERLARVLRPKVDAAWLLHELLPQARLVLFSSAVGVLGSLGQANYAAANAALDALARVRQAAGLPGVSLAWGLWADESTMTDGADLARFRRSGFPPLPRDAALAVLDAALTVAEPVLVPIRLDLAALRATGDAVPPVMRALAGTPARRTATRGGVADSELVARLAGKSPADRHRVLLDLVLGHAAAVLGHASPDTIDPDRAFKDAGFGSLSAVQLRNRLSGATGLRLPVTLVFDHPNPAALARHLGERLAGAEQPSAAPVTAGTADDPVVVVGIGCRLPGGVRGPDDLWDLLVSERDAIVPFPDDRGWPLAELHDPDPDAPGTSYARSGGFVSGVAEFDAAFFGVSPREAVAMDPQQRLLLETVWETCEDAGIDPDTLRGTSTGVFMGAMYQDYGRLLEGAAAEGFLAPGVGGGVLSGRVAYTFGLQGPTVTVDTACSSSLVALHLAAQAIRAGECDLAFAGGVTVLATPAVFVEFSRQRGLAADGRCKPFAAAADGTGMGEGVGVVLVERLSRAREHGHQVLAVLRGSAVNSDGASNGLTAPNGPAQERVIRAALTAAGLGPADVDAVEAHGTGTVLGDPIEAQAVLAVYGGDRPRPLWLGSIKSNLGHTQAAAGVAGVIKAVLALRHGVLPRSLHIDEPSPHVDWTAGDVALLASAQPWPRHEAPQRMGVSSFGISGTNAHVVIEEAPSAPDAEEERPVLDGVPWLLSARSEAALREQAARLAATAATDPSAVAYALATTRAVHKHRAMVTGADETALRTGLAALAEGNTGPAVLRATAARHRLVLVLTGQGSQLPGMGRGLYETFPEYARAFDEVSAHFTLDTPLREVVWGDGSLLDRTEYTQPALFALQVAQFRLVSAWGLRPEMLIGHSIGELSAAYLAGMLTLDDAATLVTARGRAMAGLPAGGAMVSVRAAEAVVLPLLAGYADRVSIAAVNGPDAVVLSGDEDAVLEIAGVLSDRGHRTRRLRVGTAFHSARVEPALAGFRAVAEAVTFQQPRIPIVSTVRTDEKMISPAYWVDQLRGSVRFLDAVQEADRAGGTAFLELGPDAVLAPAVRACLPAAPVPPVALARRDRPDARVALGALGALHTYGVRVDWPAVYAGREPRRCPLPRYVFQGRRYWPEPVPPAPASDALWSVLDSGDPAAALSMLGLRGDETPHQVLAAVARLRPGAGTTRRPVRWRLVPDGVPPVLDMTVALVPPPGDDQDLTDALAGALARHGARVTVDAAERPDLVIVLPGAEPAGTPEVPLWVLTRDGSLPAADHVVDLPPEMDARARARLCAVIGQGYTAARIRPEGVFAAEYGDEDPSAPALLSEAAPEPPAGAEPSVAPAGSGPSGGLRAALARLPRDRWDAEVLTGVRELAAAVLGHDSGAEIGAGDEFFDLGLSSVTALELRDHLGTLTGLEWAADVLYECPTPQALADLVVARMSEGE; encoded by the coding sequence ATGAGCAGCGAGGACAAACTCCGTGACTACCTGCGCCGTGTCACTGCGGAGTTGCAGGTCACCCGCCGGCGGCTGCGGGAGGCGGAGAGCCGGTCCGCCGAGCCGATCGCCCTGGTCGGCATGGCCTGCCACTACCCGGGCGGCGTCGAGTCGCCCGAGGACCTCTGGTCGCTGGTTGCCGAGGGCCGCGACGGCATCACGGGACTCCCCCGCGACCGCGGCTGGGATGTGGACGGGCTGTACCACCCCGACCCCGACCACCCCGGCACCTCCACGGTCCGTGACGGCGGATTCCTGCACGACGCCCCGGCCTTCGACGCCGGCTTCTTCGGCATCTCGCCGAAGGAGGCGCTGTACACCGACCCGCAGCAGCGGCTGATCCTGCAGACCTCGTGGGAGGCGGTGGAGCGGGCCGGTCTCGACCCGGCGGTGCTGCGGGACACCCGTACCGGGGTGTTCACCGGGGTGATGCACCACGACTACCACGGCGCCCAGGGCGGCGGCAGCGTCGTGTCCGGGCGGGTCGCGTACCAGCTCGGGCTGCGCGGCCCGGCCGTCACCGTGGACACCGCGTGCTCGTCGTCGCTGGTCGCGCTCCACCAGGCGGTCCGCGCCCTGCAACGCGGCGAATGCGACATGGCGCTGGTCGGCGGGGTCACCGTGATGGCCACGCCGAGCGCGTTCGTCGAGTTCAGCCGGCAGCGCGGGCTCGCCCCGGACGGGCGGTGCAAGCCCTTCGCGGCGGCTGCCGACGGCACCGCCTGGTCCGAGGGCGTCGGCGTGCTGGTGCTGGAACGGCACTCCGCCGCGGTGGCGGCCGGCCGCCGGGTGCACGCGATCGTCCGCGGCGTCGCCGTCAACTCCGATGGGGCCAGCAACGGCCTGACCGCCCCGAACGGCCCCGCGCAGCGCCGCGTGATCCAGGACGCCCTGGTCGACGCCGGCCTCACCCCGGCCCAGGTCGCGGCGGTGGAGGCGCACGGCACCGGCACCCCGCTGGGCGACCCGGTCGAGGCGCAGGCGGTGCTCGCGGTGTACGGCGGCGACCGCCCGCGACCGCTGTGGCTGGGTTCGATCAAGTCCAACCTCGGGCACACCCAGGCCGCGGCGGGCGTGGCCGGGATCATCAAGATGGTGCTGGCCATGCGGCACGGGGTGCTGCCGCGCACGCTGCACCTGGACCGGCCCACGCCGTACGTGGACTGGTCGGCCGGAGCGGTCGAGCTGCTGGCCGAGCCGGTGCCGTGGCCGGCCGGCGACGAACCGCGCCGCGCGGCCGTCTCGTCCTTCGGCGTCAGCGGCACCAACGCGCACGTCATCCTGGAGGAGCCCGCGGCGGCCACCCCGGCACCCGGCATCGAGCCCGCAGAGTCATGGCCGTGTGCCTGGGCCGTGTCCGGCCGGTCGCCCGCAGGGCTGCGCGCCCAGGCCGCCGCGCTCGCCGCCGATCTCGCCGCCCGGCCCGACCAGGACCCGCGGGACGTCGCGTCGTCCCTCGTCACGACGCGGACCGCGCACGAGCACCGGGCCGTGGTCTGCGCCGCCGACCGTGACGGACTGCTGGCCGGACTCGCCGACGTCGCCGCCGGACGGCCGTCACCGACGGTGGTGGAGGGCGTCACCGGAGCGCCCGGTCCGGTGGCCTTCCTCTTCCCCGGCCAGGGATCGCAGTGGCGGGATATGGCGGTGCGGCTGCTGGGGAGCAACACGGTCTTCCGGGACCGGATCGCCGAGTGCGAGGCCGCGCTCGCGCCGTACGTCGACTTCGAGCTGACCGCCGTACTGCGCGGCGAGCAGGACTACGACCGGGTCGACATCGTGCAGCCGGTGCTGTTCGCGATGATGGTGGCTCTGGCCGAGGTGTGGCGTTCGGTGGGCGTGACCCCGGCTGCGGTCGCCGGCCACAGCCAGGGGGAGATCGCCGCCGCGTACGTCGCCGGTGCGCTGACCCTGCCGGACGCCGCCCGGGTGGTGGCGCTGCGCAGCCAGGCGCTGGTGGAGCTGTCCGGCCTCGGCGGCATGATGTCGGTGGCGCTGCCCGCCGAGCAGGTCCGCGAACGCCTGCGCGCCTGGGGCGGGCGGCTGTCGCTGGCCGCGGTCAACGGCACCTCCTCGGTCGTGGTCTCCGGTGACGGTGACGCCCTGGACGAGCTGCTCGCCGAGCTGGAGGCCGCGGGGGTACGGGCCCGTCGGGTGGACGTGGACTACGCCTCGCACAGCGCGCACGTGGAACGCGTACAGGAGAGGGTCCGCGCCGCGCTGGCCCCGGTGGTCCCGCGCCCGCCGGCCGTACCGTTCTTCTCCTCGGTCGAGGGCCGGTGGATCGACGGCGACGACACGTTCGACGCCGACTACTGGTACCGCAACCTGCGCGAGCCGGTCCGTTTCGACGAGGCCGTCACCGCACTCGCCGGCCACGGCTGCACCACGCTGCTGGAGGTCAGCCCGCACCCTGTGGTGGCCACCGGCGCCCAGGAGACGGTGGATGCGATCGGCGCCGAGGTCGCCGTCCTGCACACGCTGCGCCGTGACGAGGGCGGACTGGACCAGCTGGTCCGGGCGCTGGCGCAGCTGCATGTGCAGGGGGTCCGTCCGGACTGGTCCGCGGTGTGGCCCGGGGCCCGGCCGATCGAGTTGCCCACCACCGCGTTCGTGACCGAGCGGTACTGGCTGCCGGCCGGCGGCGGAGACCCGTCCGCCCTGGGCTTGGACGCCGTGGAGCATCCGGTCCTGCGGGCCGCCGTGCCCGGGGCCGACCGGCTCGTGCTGACCGGACGGCTGTCGGCCGCGACCCACCCGTGGCTGGCGGACCACACCGTCGAGGGGCATGTCGTGCTCCCCGGCGCCGCCATGGTGGACCTGGTGTCCCGGGCCGGTGACGAGGCCGGTTGCCCGGTGATCGACCAGCTGACCCTGCTCGTCCCGGTCGTGGTGCCGGAAGGCGCCGAGGTCCGGCTGCTGATCGAGGCCGGCGAGCCCGGTACGGACGGGTCACGGGACGTGACCGTGCAGGGCCGGGTCGGCGCCGGTGGCTGGACCCTGCACGCCACCGCCGTCCTCACGCCCGGCGGTGATCCGCCGCCGCCCGCGGCGACCGCCTGGCCACCGGCCGGCGCCGAGCCGCTCGACGTGGACGAGCTGTACGAACGGCTGGACAGTGCCGGACTGCGGTACGGGCCGGTGTTCCGCGGCGTCCGCGCACTGTGGCGCGACCGGGCCGGGGACCTGTACGCCGAGGTCGCGCTGCCCGGCGCCGAGCCGGGCGGGTTCGGCGTTCACCCCGCGCTGCTGGACGCCTGTCTGCACCCGCTGGCGCTCAGCGACCTTCGCACCGGGGCGCAGGACCGGCCCGCGCTGCCGTTCGAGTGGACCGGGGTCCAGGTGCACGCCGTGGGCGCGGACACCGTCCGGGCCACGCTCACCGGCGCCCGGGACGGCGCCGTCCGCATCGAGCTGACCGACCCGGCGGGGACGCCGGTCGCGTCGGTGCGGTCCCTGGTGCTCAGCCCACTCCCGGACGGCGCACTCGGCCTGCCGGACCGCGGTGACCTGCTGCTTCCGCAGTGGGCGCCCCTGACGCTGCCGGACAGTCCCGCCGCCGGGTACGCGGTCCGCGATCCCGCCCTCGCCCGGTTGCTGCGGGTGTCGCCGAGCGACGACGTCGCGCCGTTCGTCCTGGTCCCGGCACCGTCTGGCCCGCCCGCCGCGGCTTCCGAGCGGGCGCTCGCCCTGGTGCAGGAGTGGCTGGCCGACGAGCGCCGGGCCACGTCCACTCTCGTCGTGGTGACCCGGCGGGTGCTCGACGATCCCGGCGAGGCCGCGACCGCGGCGCTGGTGCGCTGTGCCCAGCTGGAACATCCGGACCGCTTCGCGGTGCTCGACCTCGCCGACGGCGATGACGCCACCGTCGCAGCGGTGCCGGCCGCGCTGGCCGCCGGCGAGCCGCAGGTGGGCCTCGCCGCCGGCGCCGCGCGGGAGTTGCGGCTGGTCCGGGTGTCCCCGGCGAGCGAACCGGCCGGCGACTTCGGCACCGTCCTGGTGACTGGTGCCTCCGGCACGCTCGGCGGGATCGTCGCCCGGCACCTGGTGCACGACCTGGGCGTCCGCGACCTGGTGCTGGCGAGCCGGCGGGGGCCGCAGGCCCCGGAGGCGGCAGCCCTGGCCGCGGAGCTGACCGCCGCTGGCGCGCACGTCGCCGTGGTGGCGTGCGACGTCGCGGACCGGGCGGAGCTGACCGCGCTGCTCGACACGACCGACGTCGGCACGGTGGTGCACGCCGCCGGGGTGCTCGACGACGGGCTGGTCGCCGACCTCACGCCGGAGCGGCTGGCCCGGGTGCTGCGCCCCAAGGTCGACGCGGCCTGGCTCCTGCACGAACTGCTCCCGCAGGCCCGGCTCGTCCTGTTCTCCTCCGCGGTGGGTGTGCTCGGCAGTCTCGGCCAGGCGAACTACGCCGCGGCCAACGCCGCCCTGGACGCGCTGGCCCGGGTACGCCAGGCCGCCGGGCTACCGGGTGTCTCGCTGGCCTGGGGCCTGTGGGCCGACGAGAGCACCATGACCGATGGTGCCGACCTGGCCCGATTCCGCCGCTCGGGGTTCCCGCCGCTCCCGCGCGACGCCGCCCTGGCCGTGCTGGACGCCGCCCTGACCGTCGCCGAGCCGGTACTCGTGCCGATCCGGCTCGACCTGGCCGCGCTGCGTGCCACCGGCGACGCCGTGCCGCCGGTCATGCGGGCCCTCGCCGGGACGCCGGCGCGGCGTACGGCCACCCGCGGCGGTGTCGCCGACTCCGAGTTGGTGGCCCGGCTCGCCGGCAAGAGCCCGGCCGACCGGCACCGGGTGCTGCTTGATCTGGTGCTGGGGCACGCCGCCGCCGTGCTGGGGCACGCCTCACCCGACACGATCGACCCGGACCGGGCGTTCAAGGACGCCGGGTTCGGCTCGCTCAGCGCGGTTCAGTTGCGCAACCGGCTCTCCGGTGCGACCGGGCTGCGGCTGCCGGTCACGCTCGTGTTCGACCACCCCAACCCGGCCGCGCTGGCCCGGCACCTCGGCGAACGTCTGGCCGGCGCGGAGCAGCCGAGCGCCGCCCCGGTGACCGCGGGCACCGCGGACGACCCGGTGGTGGTGGTCGGCATCGGCTGCCGGCTGCCCGGCGGCGTCCGCGGCCCGGACGACCTGTGGGACCTGCTGGTCTCCGAACGGGACGCGATCGTGCCGTTTCCGGACGACCGCGGCTGGCCCCTCGCGGAGCTGCATGACCCGGACCCGGACGCGCCCGGCACCTCGTACGCCCGGTCCGGCGGGTTCGTCTCCGGTGTGGCCGAGTTCGACGCCGCCTTCTTCGGGGTGTCGCCGCGGGAGGCCGTGGCGATGGACCCGCAGCAGCGGCTGCTGCTGGAGACCGTCTGGGAGACGTGCGAGGACGCCGGCATCGACCCGGACACGCTGCGCGGCACCAGCACCGGCGTGTTCATGGGCGCCATGTACCAGGACTACGGCCGGCTGCTGGAGGGCGCCGCGGCCGAGGGGTTCCTCGCGCCGGGCGTCGGCGGCGGCGTGCTGTCCGGAAGAGTGGCGTACACCTTCGGGCTGCAGGGGCCGACCGTCACCGTGGACACTGCCTGCTCGTCGTCGCTCGTCGCGTTGCACCTGGCCGCACAGGCGATCCGGGCCGGAGAGTGCGACCTTGCGTTCGCCGGCGGGGTGACCGTGCTCGCCACGCCCGCGGTGTTCGTGGAGTTCAGCCGCCAGCGCGGGCTCGCCGCGGACGGCCGGTGCAAACCGTTTGCCGCGGCCGCCGACGGCACCGGCATGGGCGAGGGCGTCGGCGTGGTCCTGGTCGAGCGGCTGTCGCGGGCCCGCGAGCACGGTCACCAGGTGCTGGCCGTGCTGCGCGGCAGCGCGGTCAACTCCGACGGGGCGAGCAACGGGCTCACCGCGCCGAACGGCCCGGCCCAGGAGCGGGTGATCCGGGCGGCGCTGACCGCCGCCGGGCTGGGCCCGGCCGACGTCGACGCGGTCGAGGCGCACGGTACGGGCACCGTCCTCGGCGATCCGATCGAGGCGCAGGCGGTGCTCGCGGTGTACGGCGGCGACCGCCCGCGACCGCTCTGGCTGGGCTCGATCAAGTCCAACCTCGGGCACACCCAGGCCGCGGCCGGTGTGGCCGGGGTGATCAAGGCGGTGCTGGCGCTGCGGCACGGCGTGCTGCCGCGCAGTCTGCACATCGACGAGCCGTCTCCGCACGTGGACTGGACCGCCGGCGACGTGGCGCTGCTGGCCTCGGCGCAGCCCTGGCCACGGCACGAGGCGCCGCAGCGCATGGGGGTGTCCTCGTTCGGCATCAGCGGCACCAACGCTCATGTGGTGATCGAGGAGGCGCCGTCGGCGCCGGACGCGGAGGAGGAACGGCCGGTCCTCGACGGGGTGCCGTGGCTGCTGTCGGCACGGTCCGAGGCGGCGTTGCGTGAGCAGGCCGCCCGCCTGGCGGCGACCGCTGCCACGGATCCGTCGGCGGTCGCGTACGCGCTGGCCACCACCCGCGCCGTCCACAAGCACCGGGCGATGGTCACCGGCGCGGACGAGACCGCGCTGCGGACCGGGCTGGCCGCCCTCGCCGAGGGGAACACCGGGCCGGCCGTGCTGCGCGCCACCGCCGCGCGGCACCGGCTGGTCCTGGTCCTCACCGGCCAGGGCAGCCAGCTGCCCGGGATGGGGCGCGGACTGTACGAGACATTCCCTGAGTACGCGCGGGCCTTCGACGAGGTGAGCGCGCACTTCACGCTGGACACCCCGCTGCGTGAGGTGGTGTGGGGCGACGGCAGCCTGCTCGACCGCACGGAGTACACGCAGCCCGCCCTCTTCGCGCTCCAGGTGGCCCAGTTCCGGCTGGTCAGCGCCTGGGGATTGCGGCCGGAGATGCTGATCGGCCACTCGATCGGCGAGCTGTCCGCGGCGTACCTGGCGGGCATGCTCACGCTCGACGACGCCGCCACGCTCGTCACCGCCCGAGGGCGGGCCATGGCGGGGTTGCCGGCTGGTGGCGCGATGGTGTCCGTCCGTGCCGCCGAGGCGGTGGTCCTGCCGCTCCTGGCCGGGTACGCCGACCGGGTGTCGATCGCCGCGGTGAACGGCCCGGACGCGGTCGTGCTCTCCGGGGACGAGGACGCCGTGCTGGAGATCGCCGGCGTGCTGTCCGATCGGGGGCATCGCACCCGCCGTCTGCGGGTGGGGACGGCGTTCCACTCGGCCCGGGTAGAACCGGCGCTCGCCGGGTTCCGGGCGGTCGCCGAGGCGGTCACGTTCCAGCAGCCCCGGATTCCGATCGTCTCCACGGTGCGGACCGACGAGAAGATGATCTCGCCGGCGTACTGGGTGGACCAGCTGCGTGGCTCCGTTCGCTTCCTCGACGCGGTGCAGGAGGCGGACCGGGCGGGTGGTACCGCGTTCCTGGAGCTGGGCCCGGACGCGGTGCTCGCCCCGGCCGTCCGCGCCTGCCTGCCCGCGGCGCCGGTTCCCCCGGTGGCGCTGGCCCGGCGGGACCGCCCGGACGCCCGGGTCGCCCTCGGCGCGCTCGGCGCCCTGCACACATACGGGGTGCGCGTCGACTGGCCAGCCGTGTACGCGGGCCGTGAGCCGCGGCGCTGCCCCTTGCCGCGGTATGTGTTCCAGGGCCGCCGGTACTGGCCCGAGCCGGTACCACCGGCCCCGGCATCCGACGCTCTCTGGTCGGTGCTGGACTCCGGCGACCCGGCAGCCGCGCTGAGCATGCTCGGCCTGCGCGGCGACGAGACACCGCACCAGGTTCTCGCGGCCGTGGCACGGTTGCGGCCCGGCGCCGGTACGACCCGGCGACCGGTGCGGTGGCGTCTGGTCCCGGACGGCGTGCCCCCGGTCCTGGACATGACCGTAGCGCTGGTGCCACCGCCCGGGGACGACCAGGACCTGACCGATGCGCTCGCCGGCGCGCTGGCCAGACACGGCGCCCGGGTGACGGTCGACGCCGCCGAGCGGCCCGATCTGGTGATCGTCCTGCCCGGTGCCGAACCGGCCGGGACGCCCGAGGTGCCGTTGTGGGTTCTCACCCGGGACGGCTCGCTGCCGGCCGCGGATCACGTCGTCGACCTTCCGCCGGAGATGGATGCCCGGGCCCGGGCCCGGCTGTGCGCCGTGATCGGGCAGGGGTACACCGCGGCACGGATCCGGCCGGAGGGTGTGTTCGCCGCCGAGTACGGGGACGAGGATCCGTCTGCTCCGGCGCTCCTGAGCGAGGCGGCGCCCGAGCCACCCGCGGGCGCCGAGCCCTCGGTTGCGCCCGCCGGGTCCGGTCCGTCCGGCGGATTGCGGGCGGCGCTGGCGCGGCTGCCCCGCGACCGGTGGGACGCCGAGGTCCTGACCGGAGTGCGGGAGCTGGCAGCGGCCGTGCTGGGGCACGACTCGGGCGCCGAGATCGGCGCCGGCGACGAGTTCTTCGATCTGGGACTGTCCTCGGTCACCGCGCTGGAACTGCGTGATCACCTGGGCACGCTGACCGGTCTGGAATGGGCGGCGGATGTGCTTTATGAATGCCCCACTCCGCAGGCTCTCGCGGATCTCGTGGTTGCGCGAATGAGTGAGGGGGAATAG